The following nucleotide sequence is from Wolbachia endosymbiont (group E) of Neria commutata.
CTCCACGATGTCCACGCACCATTGACTCGTACTATTAAACTATCTCCATTGGTTTCTAACCCTGTATCTTTCCATTTAACTACCTGGTTATGATGAAAGCCATAATTAATTTCCCCAGTATCAGAATCAATAATTTCCCCGTCTTCCGGAATAAAGTCTTCGTGATCGCTTGTAAAATGAGCGCTAACTGCAACAGGTTCAGGACCGAAGTAGTCAGCTGATATACATCTTGGAAAGGGCATGTCATTCTTGCTGCAACCTATTATCAACATATAAGCTGCAAAAAGTAATAATCTAAACCAACGGTTGCCTAAACGTGATTGCATATCCAAACTTCTTCTAAACACAGAGAAATAAATTTCTAAAATTTTACTTAAAATATCTTTTTAATTCGTTACTGCATGATATCATTTACGTTTTCCTCCATCTTTCTTAGCTTTAGAAGTACTCATTGTTTCATTAGAACCACTACCTTTATTACCCGATTGACTTGGTGCTTCAGGTTGCGTGTTAGGTGCCTTAGCTTTAGCCTCAATTTTGGTTGGACCTTTATGCTCTGCTCCCTTAATGCGTTGTATCATACCTTGGGTATCATCATCAACACCAACAGTTGACAACATAGATTGAGATACACTACTAGCAACTCGACTTACACTACCAGCAATTCCATAACCAGATTTGAAAATTGCTTGCGCAATAGTTTCTGATGCAGAAACAAATGCGTTCATTGCACTGGCAATCATCAAATATATAAACGCTTGGATTAAATCTATGGGTAATGCTGCAAAATGTCCACTAGCTCTTCCACCATTTAATGCGACATCAACACTAGTCCCAGGACTGTATCCAAGCGGTAGTATTGATTTCATAAGGCATAGATCATATGATAAGAAATTTATACTAATTAAGCATTGGTAGCATGCAGAAAAATTTGTGAGATTATATAATACTGAATACATTAATTGATTTAAAAGAGACAAGGACGAAAATAAAATGACTGGTTGTAATGAAACATGAGCCAGCGTTTTTATCCAGTTATCAAACAAGGGTTTGGTCTGTTGAAATAAAATAAACACGATAAATAAAGGTGTTAATGACAATAAAATTGCTCCAAAAACAATGGCTATTAAATATTTCACTATAGCGCTGATAAAGCATGTTAAAAACGTAAAAGTAGCCTTAAGTATCAATAAAAATGCAATAAACCCAAAAGGACCAGCAAGCATCAACGATAGAAACTTTAACCAAGTTTCGCTTGTGAATAATACCCCAACAGTTAAATCTAAGAATGCAAATTTTTTACCTCCTTCACCTATATATCCAGAAAAACTATCAACCAAATAAGAGCTACCACCTATAAAAAGTTTAGCTAAATTTGTACCAAAAAGCTCCCAGCTTTTATCACTAAAGACAAAAGCTATAAATGCTATCTTAGTCATCCTAATAATGAAATCAAACTTACTCAGTTGTACTGTTCCAAGCATATATCCCACAACAGTAAATATAACATATAAAGTAAGTAAGGCTCTCACACCTTGAAGCAGACCTTTTCTATATTCTTCGTATGAACTATACATGCTACCAGCATCTTTTTTGTTTATGATGTACTCTACACCCTTTTTCCCTTCTTCTTCTCCCAAAAATAAATCAAATATCTTGTTCATAGTCGATGAAATAAAATCATTGATTTTCTTTTTGACAAATAAATTTACATTATATTGGTTATTTTCATAATATTTGCCATCTTTGTCCGTAATATCCTCTTCTTTTACATTACTTACATCAATTCCAAAGTATATCTTTTTAGATTCTCCTTCGTCTAAGTGACTTCCATCTATTATATAATAGTCAACATTACCTTCTGTTTTTTTATTTAAACTTTCTACTTCCTTAAAGTTTGGAGTTTCAAAAAGTGATATTGCAGGTGGTTCATCACCTAGATACATATATAGCTTTTGGCCATTAGTGAATTCACACGATCTACTAACTTCAACATGATATCCGCCTCTCTTAAATCCAGAAGCGCCATAATATGCTATAGCAAGCATAACATTGCTATCAGGTGTGACATCTTCATTTATTTTGTATGCATGATTCAATTCCAAAGAAAAATCTTCAAAAGATTTATTGCTAATTTTTGAACATATTTTATCACCTTTTGCCCCATTGTTTTTTGGAAGACATTGAGAACCTTCAGCAGTGTCTTTCATATCATCACGCCTACTCTCGGGAATATCACCGAAGTAAGGAGCTCCAATTTTTGCTACAAGAGCCTCGGCCCAAGAATCATCATCTTCAGTAAAAGTACCTGCTTTAATATCCTTTTCCATTTCTTTGAGATGAGAGTACATATCGCATGCACCTTTTTCATCATCGTACTTTTTATACCTTATTGAAGAAACACAATTCCTACCATTGCTATTCCATGTACCATTTTCGTTATAACATATATTCTGATCATAACAATTAAGCTCATAAGAGCTGTATTTTTTCATTTTGTCCAAACCACATCTTCTTTCCCAACCATCACTTCGATCTTTACCACATAATTCATCTAATCCTATTTTAGCTCTACGTAAATCTAATAACGCGCCATTTATCCATGGTACTTCACTTCCAGTATGATCTTTTCCAATATGATCTTTATTAAAATGTACTTTATTATCATATGGAGTGTATCCGTTGCCAACTAGAACTTTTTCTTTGTCCAATGGTGAAGTTTTCACTTTTATTCTTTTACCATCCTTATCTGTAAAAAACTCCCCTCCTTTTAATATTTCATTTACATTAACTTTCTCAATTCCTTCTTCACTTTTATAATAGCTGTCATCAAAGCTGACACCTTTTGGGTTGCTGTGATCAATTCTCATTTCTCTTGGCACTAAACTAAAGGTTAATTTATCACCAGGATTGACTTTGATTTCAGTGTCAACATAACGTCTATTACTACCAAAACCCCGCTCCCTACATAATTCATTTTCATCAATACCATAATTATCTGGCACTTTACTAATGTCCTTAGCTTTATCATAATTTGGCATGTTACCATTAGCACAAAAGCTAGCAGGTACAAGCACTTTTCTTGGATTCTTTCCTTCTTGAGAGTGGCAAAGATTAATTGATCCACCGATGGTAAATTTTACTTTTTCATCCTTATTAATAACTTGATTAGAATTAACCCAGTGAATTGTAGCACCGTCATCAGCTTTTTTTACTGGAACATCCACATTAACAGTAGTATTTCTGCTTTGTAGCCCAGGTTCAACGCAATCCATTGTGCAGCTAGTTATTACGAAACACAAGACAAGTAACAATGAGCTTTTGTTTTTCATAGTTTTATTTTCCACTTGGTGTCTGAGGTGTTCGAGGTACCTGAGGTATTTGAGGTCTTTTGCTTGTCGTATCTGATGAATAAGAAGCACCACCACTTCCTCTCCTTCTCATAGTACTTCTTTGATCTAAACCTACTACCCCCAGTAAACTTTGCTTATATTGCTCTCCAGGTTCATGTGCTGTATAGGAAGCAAAAAGTCCATCAGATATCTCTGTAGAAGCTTGAATCAAAGCTTTCATAGCATGACCTAAAATAACAAAAGACATCATAGCAGTGATATTAGGTGTGTATTTAGAAGCATAAGCATAGAGAATACAAGGATTAAAAATCTTTAGGTCTATTCTCAATATACAGGTAGTGCAGACCTCAAAATCAAACACTGAGTACACGATGTAATCCATAACCTGGCTTATTAATGATATAAAAATCAACATTATCACTGGATGGATTGCAAATCTTGCCAAATATCCTACCCAACTGCTGAACATTTGCCTAGTAAATTTAAATAGGAGAAAAATAATAAAGATAGGGGCTAAAGATAGCAATAATGCAATGATTGCTATAGATGTAACAAAAGAGAACAAAGCGTTAAAAATAGATAAGGACACTGTGATTAATCCCCAAATTACCAAACAAAAAGCTACAATACCTAAAGGACCAGAAAGTATAAGAGATACTATTAACAATACTGAGTGTAGTGAAAAAAACCTATTCAATGGCAAATCAAGAAATTCAAAAACATTTGAAGTAGTACCTCTAAAACTTGCTATTTCCATTAACTGTTTTGGAGTGTTAACAAATATAGAAAATGCGTTGTTATAAAAGAAGTTCCAGCTGTTATCCTGCAATAGCTGAGCGATGACTCCTATCTTTACACATATAATTAAAAACTCATATATAGAAAGATGAGTTAGCCCAAAAAAGTAATAAAGTGTATATAAGACTATAAATAACACTAAGAGCGATATTATTGTAGACCTGATGGTATTTGTTCTATTTGATGCTACAAAACTTTGATAAAGAGACTTTGTGGGACTATTTCCAGAATGGATTGCATCAGCATCTTTATAACTGGAACCAAAAAACGCACTCCTCACCTTCTCATCAAAAAAATTATATATTGCACTGAAAGTCCTTCTAGGTGGTTCTTTAATCGTTAGGTTAATATTCAACTCACCCTCGTTTTTATATTCGCAACCATGATCTCTTACTCCATAGTACATGGTACCATTTTTGCTCTTTAACTTTTCTCGTAAACCTTCCATATATTGAGGGTCATGGACTTTATTGAGATCTACGGATATATCAGATGCACTTTCACCAGGCTTATGTTCAGGCAATTTATCAGAAACACTTATATAAAAGTTATTTTCTAGACTATGATTCTTTGTTACTCTCATGTTGTAGCCACCCTTGCCACCATAACTACCAAAGATAAAAGTTAAATTCTCACCTTC
It contains:
- a CDS encoding type IV secretion system protein, which produces MKNKSSLLLVLCFVITSCTMDCVEPGLQSRNTTVNVDVPVKKADDGATIHWVNSNQVINKDEKVKFTIGGSINLCHSQEGKNPRKVLVPASFCANGNMPNYDKAKDISKVPDNYGIDENELCRERGFGSNRRYVDTEIKVNPGDKLTFSLVPREMRIDHSNPKGVSFDDSYYKSEEGIEKVNVNEILKGGEFFTDKDGKRIKVKTSPLDKEKVLVGNGYTPYDNKVHFNKDHIGKDHTGSEVPWINGALLDLRRAKIGLDELCGKDRSDGWERRCGLDKMKKYSSYELNCYDQNICYNENGTWNSNGRNCVSSIRYKKYDDEKGACDMYSHLKEMEKDIKAGTFTEDDDSWAEALVAKIGAPYFGDIPESRRDDMKDTAEGSQCLPKNNGAKGDKICSKISNKSFEDFSLELNHAYKINEDVTPDSNVMLAIAYYGASGFKRGGYHVEVSRSCEFTNGQKLYMYLGDEPPAISLFETPNFKEVESLNKKTEGNVDYYIIDGSHLDEGESKKIYFGIDVSNVKEEDITDKDGKYYENNQYNVNLFVKKKINDFISSTMNKIFDLFLGEEEGKKGVEYIINKKDAGSMYSSYEEYRKGLLQGVRALLTLYVIFTVVGYMLGTVQLSKFDFIIRMTKIAFIAFVFSDKSWELFGTNLAKLFIGGSSYLVDSFSGYIGEGGKKFAFLDLTVGVLFTSETWLKFLSLMLAGPFGFIAFLLILKATFTFLTCFISAIVKYLIAIVFGAILLSLTPLFIVFILFQQTKPLFDNWIKTLAHVSLQPVILFSSLSLLNQLMYSVLYNLTNFSACYQCLISINFLSYDLCLMKSILPLGYSPGTSVDVALNGGRASGHFAALPIDLIQAFIYLMIASAMNAFVSASETIAQAIFKSGYGIAGSVSRVASSVSQSMLSTVGVDDDTQGMIQRIKGAEHKGPTKIEAKAKAPNTQPEAPSQSGNKGSGSNETMSTSKAKKDGGKRK
- a CDS encoding type IV secretion system protein, which translates into the protein MFKFLLIVLFFLLPGCADHCIKPESLSNLREKLDIVSTQQKWVDSGVHISDTVKVTEINIVPSKLNFCTDQYKDFIIANEGTTVTKGEVSLPFELKERDSISFSVVENKMCKNNENHEERYVKIDEKCGEKETEHFAKILNRKVCYKNNGIDICPNKYTIGDAKWLDGKEYWTSDFLKSDQDKEKKKIKSIIDLIRQGQNIDCSKLSKGDASEIDTYILNTACDKMCNATVNVNCTQVEFLSRGVITIDTVDTIVKEAKKEIKTYIPSLQIMMEKEDFEYLQGGIRTRYDYIMKKGHLEGENLTFIFGSYGGKGGYNMRVTKNHSLENNFYISVSDKLPEHKPGESASDISVDLNKVHDPQYMEGLREKLKSKNGTMYYGVRDHGCEYKNEGELNINLTIKEPPRRTFSAIYNFFDEKVRSAFFGSSYKDADAIHSGNSPTKSLYQSFVASNRTNTIRSTIISLLVLFIVLYTLYYFFGLTHLSIYEFLIICVKIGVIAQLLQDNSWNFFYNNAFSIFVNTPKQLMEIASFRGTTSNVFEFLDLPLNRFFSLHSVLLIVSLILSGPLGIVAFCLVIWGLITVSLSIFNALFSFVTSIAIIALLLSLAPIFIIFLLFKFTRQMFSSWVGYLARFAIHPVIMLIFISLISQVMDYIVYSVFDFEVCTTCILRIDLKIFNPCILYAYASKYTPNITAMMSFVILGHAMKALIQASTEISDGLFASYTAHEPGEQYKQSLLGVVGLDQRSTMRRRGSGGASYSSDTTSKRPQIPQVPRTPQTPSGK